In one Corallococcus sp. EGB genomic region, the following are encoded:
- a CDS encoding type I polyketide synthase, whose translation MSTDTPEVDGIAVIGLGGRLPGAKTIAEFWKNLTGGVESITFFTDEELIAEGADPAMVRAPNYVKARGTLGDTDMFDAAFFGMNPREAALMDPQHRVFLECAWEAMESAGYSPERQPGRVGVFGGMSMNTYLLSNLYSHLAHVASVESLQASIGNDKDSLTTEVAYRMDLKGPAVTVQSSSSTSLTCIHYACQSLLSFECDMALAGGVSIHFPEKAGYLYHEGGTTAPDGHCHTFDAEAAGFVAGHGAAVVALKRLSDALKDGDTVYAVVRGSAVNNDGSQKVSYMAPAVAGQAEVIALAQAVAGVEPDSIGYVEAHGTATKVGDPIEVAALTQAFRQGTDKKNFCALGSVKSNIGHLDSAAGAVGFIKAALTLHHKVIPPSLNFKTPNPACDFPNSPFYVNTELRDFPRGGTPRRAGVTSLGMGGTNAHAILEEAPELPATDKARLPAQVVLLSARTENSLEVATDRLAAHLRENPGVDLADVAYTLQVGRKRFGKRRAVVARTTAELASALAERTPGRVFSGSAENSGRPVMFMFSGQGSQYVDMGRELYETESVFRAQLDTCAEKLKPHLGLDLRTVLYPAAESRELASERLKQTGLTQPALFVIEYALAKLWESWGVTPHAMVGHSIGEYVAACLAGVFTLDDALALVAARGRLMQSLPAGSMLAVSLPEEHVTPMLPEGLSVAAVNSPATCVVAGPTPLIDAFVETLKLQGLASSRLHTSHAFHSAMMDPILEAFREAVRKVARKAPAKPYLSNVTGTWVTAEQATSPDYWAKHLRGAVRFADGVAELLKESDAILLEVGPGNTLVTLARQHPDKGAKHALLNSLRHPKEQVADLDHVLATLGRLWLEGVEADWSAFRGEEKRRRIALPTSPFERLRHWVEPRKETAADGERSEWASADQKQPVARWFYLPSWQRALPSPQGTWSQKKATWWLLLPDDSNEGLGARLALKLGEAGQDVVRITPAAVTAKHDEHRWSLALGGEATVLEALTAQGRAPDHVLHLGTLGLGDAHGEADFEAALGKGFLGLLSLAQALGRQPGTRPVSLVAVTNRMQALGDEAPNPELATVLGPVRVIPQEYGHLSAKAVDVRLPPSGSWQETALVEALLSEAATPSKLENVIAYRGGARWVQHFEHVPADAPRAAQLPLRDGGVYLIIGGFGTLGFSHAKSLAKRAKARLVLAGRTALPERSQWDAHLAAHGEDDAASRRIRQVRELEALGARVHTASVDAGNKVQVKEAVDAALSHFGALHGVVFAAGDVGQALFRAIPDTRPEDVRDTFHGRVRGLYALEEALRGRALDFCVLSSSLAAVLGGLGLASYSAATSFMDAFATKQAQTSPVPWMSVGWDAWQYESRAGGAQSPFGALAITAAEGEDAFEQLFQLGAVSHVAVSTSNLRARARKWAQPAAAQEQAEAKQEAGSSLGTTPRPALQNAYVPPRDELEEKIARLWQTTLGIDQVGVHDNFFELGGNSLVGVKLIARVREQFGVALPAVTLYEGPTVGALAKLLKAASGSEDTELAPEETEALSRGERRRARRANRRGDGASDEE comes from the coding sequence ATGAGCACTGACACTCCCGAAGTGGATGGCATCGCGGTCATCGGCCTGGGTGGGCGACTGCCCGGCGCGAAGACCATCGCCGAGTTCTGGAAGAACCTCACCGGCGGAGTGGAGAGCATCACCTTCTTCACCGACGAGGAGCTCATCGCGGAGGGCGCGGACCCGGCCATGGTCCGCGCGCCCAACTACGTGAAGGCCCGCGGCACGCTGGGCGACACGGACATGTTCGACGCGGCCTTCTTCGGGATGAACCCCCGCGAGGCCGCGCTGATGGATCCGCAGCACCGCGTCTTCCTGGAGTGCGCGTGGGAGGCCATGGAGAGCGCCGGCTACAGCCCGGAGCGCCAGCCCGGCCGCGTGGGCGTGTTCGGCGGCATGAGCATGAACACGTACCTGCTCTCCAACCTCTACTCGCACCTGGCGCACGTCGCGTCCGTGGAGAGCCTCCAGGCGTCCATCGGCAACGACAAGGACAGCCTCACCACGGAAGTGGCGTACCGCATGGACCTGAAGGGGCCGGCCGTCACGGTCCAGTCCTCGTCCTCCACGTCGCTCACGTGCATCCACTACGCCTGCCAGAGCCTCCTGTCGTTCGAGTGCGACATGGCCCTGGCCGGCGGCGTGTCCATCCACTTCCCGGAGAAGGCGGGCTACCTGTACCACGAGGGTGGCACCACGGCGCCGGACGGCCACTGCCACACCTTCGACGCGGAGGCCGCGGGCTTCGTCGCGGGCCACGGCGCGGCGGTGGTCGCGCTCAAGCGCCTGTCGGACGCGCTCAAGGACGGCGACACCGTCTACGCGGTGGTGCGTGGCTCGGCGGTGAACAACGACGGCTCGCAGAAGGTCAGCTACATGGCCCCGGCCGTCGCGGGCCAGGCGGAGGTCATCGCGCTGGCGCAGGCCGTCGCGGGTGTGGAGCCGGACTCCATCGGCTACGTGGAGGCGCACGGCACCGCGACCAAGGTCGGAGATCCGATTGAAGTCGCGGCGCTCACGCAGGCCTTCCGCCAGGGCACGGACAAGAAGAACTTCTGCGCGCTGGGTTCGGTGAAGAGCAACATCGGCCACCTGGACTCGGCGGCGGGCGCGGTGGGCTTCATCAAGGCGGCCCTCACGCTGCACCACAAGGTGATTCCCCCCAGCCTCAACTTCAAGACGCCCAACCCGGCGTGCGACTTCCCCAACAGCCCGTTCTACGTGAACACGGAGCTGCGCGACTTCCCTCGCGGTGGGACGCCGCGCCGCGCGGGCGTCACGTCGCTGGGCATGGGCGGCACCAACGCGCACGCCATCCTGGAGGAGGCGCCGGAGCTGCCCGCCACCGACAAGGCCCGCCTGCCCGCGCAGGTGGTGCTGCTGTCCGCGCGCACGGAGAACTCGCTGGAGGTCGCCACGGACCGGCTGGCCGCGCACCTGCGCGAGAACCCGGGCGTGGACCTGGCGGACGTGGCGTACACGCTCCAGGTGGGCCGCAAGCGCTTCGGCAAGCGCCGGGCGGTGGTGGCGCGCACCACGGCGGAGCTGGCCTCCGCGCTGGCGGAGCGCACCCCGGGCCGCGTGTTCTCCGGCAGCGCGGAGAACAGCGGCCGTCCGGTGATGTTCATGTTCTCCGGGCAGGGCTCGCAGTACGTGGACATGGGCCGCGAGCTGTACGAGACGGAGAGCGTCTTCCGCGCCCAGCTGGACACCTGCGCGGAGAAGCTCAAGCCACACCTGGGCCTGGACCTGCGCACGGTGCTGTACCCGGCCGCGGAGTCGCGCGAGCTGGCATCCGAGCGCCTCAAGCAGACGGGCCTCACCCAGCCCGCGCTGTTCGTCATCGAGTACGCGCTGGCGAAGCTCTGGGAGTCGTGGGGCGTGACGCCGCACGCGATGGTGGGCCACAGCATCGGTGAGTACGTGGCCGCGTGCCTCGCGGGCGTGTTCACCCTGGACGACGCGCTGGCGCTGGTGGCCGCGCGCGGGCGGCTGATGCAGTCCCTGCCCGCGGGCTCCATGCTCGCGGTGTCGCTGCCGGAAGAGCACGTCACGCCCATGCTGCCCGAGGGCCTGTCCGTGGCGGCGGTGAACAGCCCGGCCACGTGCGTGGTCGCGGGCCCCACGCCGCTCATCGACGCGTTCGTGGAGACGCTGAAGCTCCAGGGCCTGGCGTCGTCGCGGCTGCACACGTCGCACGCGTTCCACTCCGCGATGATGGACCCCATCCTGGAGGCGTTCCGCGAGGCGGTGCGCAAGGTGGCCCGGAAGGCGCCGGCGAAGCCCTACCTGTCCAACGTCACCGGCACCTGGGTGACGGCCGAGCAGGCCACGAGCCCCGACTACTGGGCGAAGCACCTGCGCGGCGCGGTGCGCTTCGCGGACGGCGTGGCGGAGCTGCTCAAGGAGTCCGACGCCATCCTGCTGGAGGTGGGCCCGGGCAACACGCTCGTCACCCTGGCGCGGCAGCACCCGGACAAGGGCGCGAAGCACGCGCTGCTCAACTCGCTGCGCCACCCGAAGGAGCAGGTCGCGGACCTGGACCACGTGCTGGCCACGCTGGGCCGGCTGTGGCTGGAGGGCGTGGAGGCGGACTGGAGCGCCTTCCGGGGCGAGGAGAAGCGCCGCCGCATCGCGCTGCCCACGTCGCCCTTCGAGCGTCTGCGCCACTGGGTGGAGCCGCGCAAGGAGACCGCCGCCGACGGCGAGCGCTCCGAGTGGGCCTCCGCGGACCAGAAGCAGCCCGTGGCCCGCTGGTTCTACCTGCCGTCGTGGCAGCGCGCGCTGCCGTCGCCGCAGGGCACCTGGAGCCAGAAGAAGGCCACCTGGTGGCTGCTGCTCCCGGACGACTCCAACGAGGGCCTGGGCGCGCGGCTCGCGCTGAAGCTGGGCGAGGCCGGCCAGGACGTGGTGCGCATCACCCCGGCCGCCGTCACCGCGAAGCACGACGAGCACCGCTGGTCGCTCGCGCTGGGCGGCGAGGCCACGGTGCTGGAGGCGCTCACCGCGCAGGGCCGCGCTCCGGACCACGTGCTGCACCTGGGCACGCTGGGCCTGGGCGACGCGCACGGCGAGGCGGACTTCGAGGCCGCGCTGGGCAAGGGGTTCCTGGGGTTGTTGTCCCTGGCGCAGGCCCTGGGCCGTCAGCCCGGCACGCGTCCCGTGTCGCTGGTCGCGGTGACGAACCGCATGCAGGCGCTGGGCGACGAGGCGCCGAACCCGGAGCTGGCCACGGTGCTGGGCCCGGTGCGCGTCATCCCGCAGGAGTACGGCCACCTGTCCGCGAAGGCCGTGGACGTCCGCCTGCCGCCGTCCGGCAGCTGGCAGGAGACGGCGCTGGTGGAGGCGCTGCTGTCCGAGGCCGCCACGCCGTCCAAGCTGGAGAACGTCATCGCGTACCGGGGCGGGGCCCGCTGGGTCCAGCACTTCGAGCACGTGCCCGCGGACGCGCCGCGCGCCGCCCAGCTGCCGCTGCGCGACGGGGGCGTGTACCTGATCATCGGCGGCTTCGGCACGCTGGGCTTCTCCCACGCGAAGTCGCTGGCGAAGCGCGCGAAGGCGAGGCTGGTGCTCGCGGGGCGCACGGCGCTGCCGGAGCGCTCGCAGTGGGACGCGCACCTCGCGGCCCATGGCGAGGACGACGCCGCCTCCCGCCGCATCCGTCAGGTGCGGGAGCTGGAGGCGCTGGGCGCCCGGGTGCACACGGCCTCCGTGGACGCGGGCAACAAGGTCCAGGTGAAGGAGGCGGTGGACGCGGCGCTGTCGCACTTCGGCGCGCTGCACGGCGTGGTGTTCGCGGCGGGTGACGTGGGACAGGCGCTCTTCCGCGCCATCCCGGACACGCGCCCCGAGGACGTGCGCGACACCTTCCACGGCCGCGTGCGCGGGCTGTACGCGCTGGAGGAGGCGCTGCGGGGCCGCGCGCTGGACTTCTGCGTGCTGTCCTCTTCGCTGGCGGCGGTGCTGGGCGGACTGGGCCTGGCGTCGTACTCGGCGGCCACGTCCTTCATGGACGCGTTCGCCACGAAGCAGGCGCAGACGTCGCCGGTGCCGTGGATGAGCGTGGGCTGGGACGCGTGGCAGTACGAGTCCCGCGCGGGCGGCGCGCAGAGCCCGTTCGGCGCGCTGGCCATCACCGCGGCCGAGGGCGAGGACGCCTTCGAGCAGCTCTTCCAGCTGGGCGCCGTGTCCCACGTGGCCGTGTCCACCAGCAACCTGCGCGCCCGCGCGCGCAAGTGGGCCCAGCCGGCCGCCGCGCAGGAGCAGGCGGAGGCGAAGCAGGAGGCGGGCTCGTCCCTGGGCACCACGCCCCGTCCGGCGCTCCAGAACGCCTACGTGCCGCCTCGCGACGAGCTGGAGGAGAAGATCGCCCGCCTCTGGCAGACGACGCTGGGCATCGACCAGGTCGGCGTGCACGACAACTTCTTCGAGCTGGGTGGCAACTCGCTCGTCGGCGTGAAGCTGATTGCCCGCGTGCGCGAGCAGTTCGGCGTCGCCCTGCCGGCCGTCACCCTCTACGAAGGCCCCACCGTGGGGGCGCTGGCGAAGCTGCTCAAGGCCGCCAGCGGCAGCGAGGACACGGAACTCGCGCCCGAGGAGACCGAGGCGCTCAGTCGCGGGGAGCGCCGCCGCGCGCGCCGCGCGAACCGCCGGGGCGACGGCGCCTCCGATGAGGAGTAG
- a CDS encoding type I polyketide synthase translates to MSADTNIDAQAIAIVGMAGRFPGAPDLDSFWKNLRDGVESIQPVPDAELEKLGVDPVLRKDPRHVKASAALAGMELFDAGFFGFTPREAELMDPQHRVFLECAWEALEKAGHTPEGFDGSIGVFAGAATNTYLVFHLVPNFDQLSGMDQVQVDVNNGGDFLATRVAYKLNLRGPSYSITSACSTSLVATHAACQSLLNEECDLALAGGVSVHVKHPEGYPFVPGGIVSPDGHCRAFDAKAEGTVFGSGVGVVVLKRLADAIQDGDHIHAIIKGSAINNDGALKVGFTAPSVEGQATVITEALGAAGVAPETIGYVEAHGTGTKMGDPIEVRALNKAFKFRSAAAKATPPKIPVGSLKSNIGHLANAAGVSSLIKAVLTLEHRQIPPSLHVTEVNPEIPFAGGPFFVNTKLADWQATPKHPRRAGVSSFGVGGTNAHVVLEEAPALPPSGASRPAQLLVLSAKSDAALDAATKNLAAHLKAHPAQALADVAFTLQTGRQAMARRRVLVCRDREDALAALEADGGPRLWTHAPDVQERPVAFLFPGQGSQYVGMARDLYASEPTFKRHLDACADKLTSHLGVDLRTVLFPEASKAEAATQALTRTELTQPALFAVEYALAKLWMAWGVKPSAMLGHSIGEYVAACLAGVFSLDDALALVAARGKLMQSLPSGAMLSVKREESALTPLLPASVSVAAVNAPGFTVVAGPTDAVDALQAKLEAQGVEVSRLHTSHAFHSAMMDPILAPFTDRVRQVKLNAPTLPFLSNVTGTWIEAAQATDPGYWATHLRQAVRFSAGLQELSRKWPQAALLEVGPGTVLTTLAKQQPGAEARVLVSSTRHPREQTQDLQVLLGALGRLWLNGVTVDWKGFAANEQRRRVPLPTYPFQRERYWIDAKPLGGGARTDAPAPLAKRPDVADWFYAPSWKLSPLPKAKDAAGAGWLVLADDTGVAEALAPKLGGEVFRVIPGARFEQRPDGTFTVDPTRREDYCAVLEALKKQGRAFSNVVHLWSVSREPASLDLGFHSQLFLARALSETGHLEPLTWSVVTRRSARVEQADAQLPEQALLVGPSRVLPQEYPNLACRFVDVAPGDAGAAADRLAAELRAEARDAVVALRGRQRWVQTFEPVRLEAGGAEVLRDGGAYLITDGLTGIGHALASELATAHHAKLTLVETADFPSRGQWTAWVEKHGVQDAVSRRIQRALALERTGVEMLVLPASLTDVESMRGVVDAAVARFGRIDGVIHAAGGMQGATLGTIAETGPDECAWHFRPQVHGVRVLAQVLPKQGPAFCLLVSSLSSVLGGLGQVAQASASAFMDAFAEANTEGFAYPWLSVDWDAWQFADAQAMAELSPTLAQFAIQPAEGLEALRRALSHGEGGRLAVSTGDLAARRRQGPRAVKAEQGKKDAAKGNKHARPSILTPYAAPRTELEKTVAGIWEQVLGIDGIGIHDNFFELGGHSLLATQLRNHIHAVLKVDLSLRGLFETPTVAGVAGRVEQELGKRAASTEKPIAERLRTAFPTERPALLTEYLRHHISEGLRIPVDQLPADGSLKGYDLHALGAELEYDLRQDFKFQLYPHEVQAHPSIPELSRYLLVEMDRLQDPQRFAENKPLSAYPLKPYRAQTSGVQRTQTAKKNPPMVFVHSSPRAGSTLFRVMLAGHPRLFCPPEVNLLFFESMREWRQNIGFGSEMEWTTGGLQWALMELEKLDSPAGAALVDRLVADDVSAQDVYRRLQEKSAPRLLVDKTPTYAMDMETLERAERMFEGNKYIYLYRHPLPVMESILRMRFDRLFAAGLFGDADVDPYVVAETVWALSNRNLLHFFDGIGRERCHWVRYEDLVADPTKVMTGVAHFLGLEFDERMVQPYDGKKDRMMGGLGDPNILQHQGIEKKMGESWKRIKWPRAFDASTHAVIERLGYSVEGATPAQAPMAAPVATPTAKQKVTAAEAEKLLENMDQLSDDQVAELLAILEDAGGGDGGGSSSSEDAA, encoded by the coding sequence ATGTCCGCTGACACGAACATCGACGCGCAGGCCATTGCCATCGTTGGCATGGCCGGACGTTTCCCCGGCGCTCCCGACCTGGACTCCTTCTGGAAGAACCTCCGCGACGGCGTGGAGTCCATCCAGCCGGTGCCCGACGCGGAGCTGGAGAAGCTGGGCGTGGACCCCGTCCTGCGCAAGGACCCGCGCCACGTGAAGGCCAGCGCCGCCCTGGCCGGCATGGAGCTGTTCGACGCGGGCTTCTTCGGCTTCACGCCCCGCGAGGCGGAGCTGATGGATCCGCAGCACCGCGTCTTCCTGGAGTGCGCGTGGGAGGCGCTGGAGAAGGCGGGCCACACGCCGGAGGGCTTCGACGGCTCCATCGGCGTGTTCGCGGGCGCGGCCACCAACACGTACCTGGTGTTCCATCTGGTCCCCAACTTCGACCAGCTGAGCGGCATGGACCAGGTGCAGGTGGATGTGAACAACGGCGGCGACTTCCTCGCCACCCGCGTCGCGTACAAGCTCAACCTGCGCGGCCCCAGCTACTCCATCACCAGCGCGTGCTCCACGTCGCTCGTCGCCACGCACGCGGCCTGCCAGAGCCTCTTGAATGAAGAGTGCGACCTGGCGCTCGCGGGCGGCGTGTCCGTGCACGTGAAGCACCCGGAGGGCTACCCCTTCGTGCCCGGCGGCATCGTGTCCCCGGACGGCCACTGCCGCGCGTTCGACGCGAAGGCGGAGGGCACGGTGTTCGGCAGCGGCGTGGGCGTGGTGGTGCTCAAGCGGCTGGCGGATGCCATCCAGGACGGCGACCACATCCACGCCATCATCAAGGGCAGCGCCATCAACAACGACGGCGCGCTGAAGGTGGGCTTCACCGCCCCCAGCGTGGAGGGCCAGGCCACCGTCATCACCGAGGCCCTGGGCGCGGCGGGCGTGGCGCCGGAGACCATCGGGTACGTGGAGGCGCACGGCACCGGCACGAAGATGGGTGACCCCATCGAGGTGCGCGCGCTCAACAAGGCGTTCAAGTTCCGCTCGGCGGCGGCGAAGGCGACCCCTCCGAAGATCCCGGTGGGCTCGCTCAAGAGCAACATCGGCCACCTGGCCAACGCGGCCGGGGTGTCCAGCCTCATCAAGGCGGTGCTGACGCTGGAGCACCGGCAGATTCCGCCCAGCCTCCACGTGACGGAGGTGAACCCGGAGATTCCGTTCGCGGGCGGCCCGTTCTTCGTCAACACGAAGCTCGCGGACTGGCAGGCGACCCCCAAGCACCCGCGCCGCGCGGGCGTGAGCTCCTTCGGCGTGGGCGGCACCAACGCGCACGTCGTGCTGGAGGAGGCCCCGGCCCTTCCGCCGTCCGGCGCGTCCCGGCCCGCGCAATTGCTGGTGCTGTCCGCGAAGAGCGACGCGGCGCTGGACGCGGCGACGAAGAACCTGGCCGCGCACCTGAAGGCGCACCCGGCGCAGGCGCTGGCGGACGTGGCCTTCACGCTCCAGACGGGCCGTCAGGCCATGGCGAGGCGGCGCGTGCTGGTGTGCCGCGACCGCGAGGATGCGCTCGCCGCGCTGGAGGCCGACGGTGGCCCCCGCCTGTGGACGCACGCGCCGGACGTGCAGGAGCGGCCGGTGGCCTTCCTGTTCCCAGGCCAGGGCTCGCAGTACGTGGGCATGGCGCGCGACCTGTACGCGTCCGAGCCCACCTTCAAGCGCCACCTGGATGCGTGCGCGGACAAGCTGACGTCGCACCTGGGCGTGGACCTGCGCACGGTCCTCTTCCCGGAAGCGTCCAAGGCGGAAGCGGCGACGCAGGCGCTGACGCGCACGGAGCTGACGCAGCCCGCGCTCTTCGCCGTGGAGTACGCGCTGGCGAAGCTGTGGATGGCCTGGGGCGTGAAGCCCTCCGCGATGCTGGGTCACAGCATTGGCGAGTACGTGGCCGCGTGCCTCGCGGGCGTGTTCAGCCTGGACGACGCGCTGGCGCTGGTGGCCGCGCGCGGCAAGCTGATGCAGTCCTTGCCCTCGGGCGCCATGCTGTCCGTGAAGCGGGAGGAGTCCGCGCTCACGCCGCTGCTCCCCGCGAGCGTCAGCGTGGCGGCGGTGAACGCGCCGGGCTTCACCGTCGTGGCGGGCCCCACCGACGCGGTGGACGCGCTGCAGGCGAAGCTGGAGGCGCAGGGCGTGGAGGTGTCGCGCCTGCACACGTCGCACGCGTTCCACTCCGCGATGATGGACCCCATCCTCGCGCCCTTCACCGACCGCGTGCGCCAGGTGAAGCTCAACGCGCCCACCCTGCCCTTCCTGTCCAACGTGACGGGCACCTGGATTGAAGCGGCGCAGGCGACCGACCCGGGCTACTGGGCCACGCACCTGCGCCAGGCCGTGCGCTTCTCCGCGGGCCTCCAGGAGCTGTCGCGCAAGTGGCCTCAGGCGGCCCTGCTGGAGGTGGGCCCCGGCACGGTGCTCACCACGCTGGCGAAGCAGCAGCCGGGCGCGGAAGCACGCGTGCTCGTGTCCTCCACGCGCCACCCGCGCGAGCAGACGCAGGACCTCCAGGTGCTCCTCGGCGCGCTGGGCCGGCTGTGGCTGAACGGCGTGACGGTGGACTGGAAGGGCTTCGCGGCGAACGAGCAGCGCCGCCGCGTGCCGCTGCCCACCTACCCCTTCCAGCGCGAGCGCTACTGGATCGACGCGAAGCCCCTGGGCGGTGGAGCCCGCACGGACGCGCCCGCGCCGCTGGCGAAGCGCCCGGACGTGGCGGACTGGTTCTACGCGCCGTCGTGGAAGCTGTCCCCGCTGCCCAAGGCGAAGGACGCGGCGGGCGCGGGCTGGCTCGTGCTCGCGGACGACACCGGCGTGGCGGAGGCCCTGGCGCCGAAGCTGGGCGGGGAGGTCTTCCGCGTCATCCCGGGTGCTCGCTTCGAGCAGCGCCCGGACGGCACGTTCACGGTGGACCCCACCCGCCGCGAGGACTACTGCGCGGTGCTGGAGGCGCTGAAGAAGCAGGGCCGCGCGTTCTCGAACGTGGTCCACCTGTGGAGCGTGTCGCGCGAGCCGGCGTCGCTGGACCTGGGCTTCCACAGCCAGCTGTTCCTCGCCCGCGCCCTGAGCGAAACGGGCCACCTGGAGCCGCTCACCTGGTCCGTGGTGACCCGCCGCTCCGCCCGCGTGGAGCAGGCGGACGCGCAGCTGCCGGAGCAGGCGCTGCTGGTGGGTCCCTCGCGCGTGCTGCCGCAGGAGTACCCGAACCTCGCGTGCCGCTTCGTGGACGTGGCGCCCGGCGACGCGGGCGCGGCGGCGGACCGGCTGGCCGCGGAGCTGCGCGCGGAGGCGCGTGACGCGGTGGTGGCCCTGCGTGGCCGCCAGCGCTGGGTGCAGACCTTCGAGCCCGTGCGCCTGGAGGCCGGCGGCGCGGAGGTGCTGCGCGACGGCGGCGCGTACCTCATCACGGACGGCCTCACCGGCATCGGCCACGCGCTGGCGTCCGAGCTGGCCACTGCCCATCACGCGAAGCTGACCCTGGTGGAGACGGCGGACTTCCCCAGCCGCGGCCAGTGGACGGCATGGGTGGAGAAGCACGGCGTGCAGGACGCGGTGTCCCGCCGCATCCAGCGCGCGCTCGCCCTGGAGCGCACGGGCGTGGAGATGCTGGTGCTGCCCGCGTCCCTCACCGACGTGGAATCCATGCGCGGCGTGGTGGACGCGGCGGTGGCGCGCTTCGGCCGCATCGACGGCGTCATCCACGCGGCCGGCGGCATGCAGGGCGCCACGCTGGGCACCATCGCGGAGACGGGCCCGGACGAGTGCGCCTGGCACTTCCGCCCGCAGGTGCACGGCGTGCGGGTGCTGGCGCAGGTGCTGCCCAAGCAAGGCCCCGCGTTCTGCCTCCTCGTGTCGTCGCTGTCGTCCGTGCTGGGCGGTCTGGGCCAGGTGGCGCAGGCCTCCGCCAGCGCCTTCATGGACGCGTTCGCGGAGGCGAACACGGAGGGCTTCGCCTACCCGTGGCTGAGCGTGGACTGGGACGCGTGGCAGTTCGCGGACGCGCAGGCCATGGCGGAGCTGTCCCCCACGCTGGCCCAGTTCGCCATCCAGCCCGCCGAAGGCCTGGAGGCGCTGCGCCGCGCGCTATCTCACGGCGAGGGTGGCCGGCTGGCCGTCTCCACCGGAGACCTGGCCGCGCGTCGCCGGCAGGGGCCTCGCGCCGTGAAGGCGGAGCAGGGCAAGAAGGACGCGGCGAAGGGCAACAAGCACGCGCGGCCCTCCATCCTCACGCCCTACGCCGCGCCTCGCACGGAGCTGGAGAAGACCGTCGCGGGCATCTGGGAGCAGGTGCTGGGCATTGACGGCATCGGCATCCACGACAACTTCTTCGAGCTGGGGGGCCACTCGCTGCTGGCCACGCAGCTGCGCAACCACATCCACGCGGTGCTGAAGGTGGACCTGTCGCTGCGCGGCCTCTTCGAGACGCCCACCGTGGCCGGCGTGGCCGGGCGCGTGGAGCAGGAGCTGGGCAAGCGCGCGGCCTCCACGGAGAAGCCCATCGCGGAGCGCCTGCGCACCGCGTTCCCCACCGAGCGCCCCGCCCTGCTCACCGAGTACCTGCGCCACCACATCTCCGAAGGCCTGCGAATCCCGGTGGACCAGCTGCCCGCCGACGGCAGCCTCAAGGGCTACGACCTGCACGCACTGGGCGCGGAGCTGGAGTACGACCTGCGGCAGGACTTCAAGTTCCAGCTCTACCCGCACGAGGTGCAGGCGCACCCGTCCATCCCGGAGCTGTCCAGGTACCTGCTGGTGGAGATGGACCGGCTGCAGGATCCGCAGCGCTTCGCGGAGAACAAGCCGCTGTCCGCGTACCCGCTCAAGCCCTACCGCGCCCAGACGTCCGGCGTGCAGCGCACCCAGACGGCGAAGAAGAACCCGCCCATGGTGTTCGTGCACTCGAGCCCCCGCGCGGGCTCCACGCTGTTCCGCGTGATGCTCGCCGGGCACCCCCGCCTGTTCTGCCCGCCCGAGGTGAACCTGCTCTTCTTCGAGAGCATGCGCGAGTGGCGCCAGAACATCGGCTTCGGCAGCGAGATGGAGTGGACCACGGGCGGCTTGCAGTGGGCGCTCATGGAGCTGGAGAAGCTGGACTCGCCCGCCGGCGCCGCGCTGGTGGACCGGCTGGTGGCGGATGACGTGTCCGCGCAGGATGTCTACCGCCGCCTCCAGGAGAAGTCCGCGCCCCGGCTGCTCGTGGACAAGACGCCCACGTACGCCATGGACATGGAGACGCTGGAGCGCGCGGAGCGGATGTTCGAGGGCAACAAGTACATCTACCTCTACCGCCATCCGCTCCCGGTGATGGAGTCCATCCTCCGCATGCGCTTCGACCGCCTCTTCGCCGCCGGACTCTTCGGCGACGCGGACGTGGACCCCTACGTGGTGGCGGAGACGGTGTGGGCGCTGTCCAACCGGAACCTCCTCCACTTCTTCGACGGGATTGGCCGCGAGCGCTGCCACTGGGTGCGCTACGAGGACCTGGTCGCGGACCCCACGAAGGTGATGACCGGCGTGGCCCACTTCCTGGGGCTCGAGTTCGACGAGCGCATGGTCCAGCCCTACGACGGCAAGAAGGACCGCATGATGGGCGGCCTGGGCGACCCGAACATCCTCCAGCACCAGGGCATCGAGAAGAAGATGGGCGAGTCCTGGAAGCGCATCAAATGGCCCCGCGCCTTCGACGCCTCCACCCACGCGGTGATCGAGCGGCTGGGCTACTCCGTGGAGGGCGCCACGCCCGCGCAGGCCCCCATGGCCGCGCCGGTGGCCACGCCCACCGCGAAGCAGAAGGTGACCGCGGCGGAGGCGGAGAAGCTGCTGGAGAACATGGACCAGCTTTCGGACGACCAGGTGGCCGAGCTGCTCGCGATCCTGGAAGACGCGGGCGGCGGCGACGGCGGTGGAAGCAGCAGCAGCGAGGACGCGGCCTGA